In Saccharolobus solfataricus, a genomic segment contains:
- a CDS encoding winged helix-turn-helix domain-containing protein: MIIKKSVVFAISITLFHIGLLISKHHNYRPSSCPFLVYVPLTSNFIMDAKCRYNLLKILELVQEAEDGLTVEYISTKLNLSRKSVRTYLSKLESNGLIKRIDDIYKITEEGRKLIESLKLNGF; the protein is encoded by the coding sequence ATGATTATCAAAAAATCAGTAGTATTTGCCATAAGCATAACTCTATTCCATATAGGTTTGTTAATATCCAAACACCATAATTACAGGCCCTCCAGTTGTCCATTTTTAGTATATGTCCCCTTAACTTCCAATTTTATAATGGATGCAAAATGTAGGTACAACTTGCTAAAAATTCTAGAGTTAGTTCAAGAAGCAGAGGATGGCTTAACAGTAGAATATATATCTACTAAGCTAAATCTAAGTAGAAAATCTGTTAGGACGTATTTAAGTAAATTGGAGTCTAATGGATTAATAAAGCGTATCGACGATATATACAAGATAACTGAAGAGGGAAGAAAACTAATAGAGAGTCTGAAACTTAACGGTTTCTGA
- a CDS encoding glycolate dehydrogenase, whose product MKIISTEKVPDECKNIISVKDENITEEDYKNAEILLTWPGRVNNDLIGKMPNLKVIQTFSAGVDDLDFSIIPSHVKVFSNAGAYSLSVAEHAWALILASAKGVGTKKRTIVYDVSEKTLLILGGGGIGSEVARIGKTAFRNYVIGISRSFKKPEWFDERHGMTMLREKIGEADIIVDTLPLNKQTRGLLSYDLLKDIRRNAIIVNVGRGETVDEEGIYKLLKERQDVRFGTDVFWRKNGKEDFYNTKLWELDNFTGTLHTAGAYGNESIMKRAMLIACLNVKKYIDRGIADNEVRREDYV is encoded by the coding sequence ATGAAGATAATATCTACAGAAAAAGTTCCGGATGAGTGTAAAAATATAATCAGTGTTAAAGATGAGAATATAACGGAAGAGGATTATAAAAATGCAGAGATCTTGCTAACGTGGCCTGGTAGAGTAAATAACGATCTGATAGGTAAGATGCCTAATCTTAAGGTAATACAAACGTTTTCGGCGGGAGTTGATGATTTAGACTTCTCTATAATTCCTTCTCATGTTAAAGTATTCTCAAATGCGGGTGCTTACTCTTTGTCTGTAGCTGAACACGCTTGGGCTCTAATTTTAGCATCAGCCAAAGGTGTAGGAACAAAAAAGAGGACTATAGTTTATGATGTTTCTGAAAAAACGTTGTTGATTTTAGGTGGTGGGGGGATAGGATCTGAAGTAGCAAGGATAGGTAAAACAGCATTTAGGAATTACGTAATAGGTATTTCCAGATCTTTCAAGAAACCTGAATGGTTTGACGAAAGGCATGGAATGACTATGCTAAGGGAGAAAATTGGAGAGGCTGATATAATTGTAGATACGCTACCTCTAAACAAACAAACTAGGGGTCTTTTAAGTTATGATCTACTTAAAGATATAAGGCGTAATGCCATAATTGTTAATGTTGGGAGAGGTGAGACTGTGGATGAAGAAGGTATTTATAAGTTACTTAAGGAGAGGCAAGACGTAAGGTTTGGGACTGATGTGTTTTGGAGAAAAAACGGTAAGGAGGATTTCTATAATACGAAGCTTTGGGAATTAGATAACTTTACTGGAACTCTACACACCGCTGGGGCTTATGGCAATGAGAGTATAATGAAGAGGGCAATGCTCATAGCTTGTTTAAATGTGAAAAAATATATAGATAGGGGAATTGCAGATAATGAAGTAAGAAGGGAAGATTATGTTTGA
- a CDS encoding DUF2299 domain-containing protein — protein sequence MFDKSVDKQIEDWLRELGLVASRPPQAKEFFHVVATPPQGGPTISVVRVNDSSKFYIIAMGIGIHPTHVSALMALNREERIKFIIDLQLEALRYGVDFVALPPNQEIPNVIQVSKPIFIDGLTANEFINTLLNVRNAGVSIMLKFTQRFGPYEPQQQTSLKYT from the coding sequence ATGTTTGATAAATCGGTAGATAAACAAATAGAGGACTGGTTAAGGGAATTAGGACTAGTTGCGAGTAGGCCACCCCAAGCTAAAGAATTCTTTCATGTCGTTGCTACTCCTCCGCAGGGTGGGCCTACTATTAGTGTAGTGAGAGTAAATGATAGTTCAAAATTTTATATTATAGCGATGGGAATAGGAATACACCCAACTCATGTCAGTGCTTTGATGGCTCTAAATAGAGAGGAAAGAATCAAATTTATAATAGATTTACAACTGGAAGCTTTACGCTATGGAGTGGATTTCGTAGCATTGCCTCCAAATCAAGAGATTCCTAATGTTATTCAAGTATCTAAACCAATATTTATAGACGGCTTAACTGCAAACGAATTTATCAATACTCTATTAAACGTGAGAAATGCTGGAGTTAGCATAATGTTGAAATTCACCCAAAGATTTGGTCCTTATGAACCTCAACAGCAAACTTCATTAAAATACACATGA